ttatcttcgtgcactgagggagtgttatattcggagcaaaggagagacaatgatgaccctTTATGTTCCCAAACCTGaagaaagggagtggtatacacttgagaattttaacaagtcttttggtgactatgttaacagtaggaatcgtaaaccgtggagtgtgagtcttcgtaatatttccGCTCCGCTTGGTGAGATCCGTCTTCTAAGTGatgtaagtggtgctaaggtgaagtacgtcccgggtacagagaattatactaacaaattgatgtttcctactcgtgagcggatcaagcgtgatcatgactatgagtggcacgcgactgttattgaggttgttggtccctgggcttgggggtgggttccaggtccgcaaggatggcatcctaccgcagatagccagatacgtgaggctcctcctgctcgttatgggaatttccgtccttggcatttgaattttgagggcatgaatttccaatatgccctcgatgttgttgacggaggtgacgaagagagttccgatacTGATCTTCAGACGAAAAAtactgcggttgtcaaggtaagatttccatatgccttgtccttctttagttgaggaaattttaattcttttcaaagccagggatttttattcttatatgccttgtctttttaggcgacgaagaagaggaggataaatcccaagcagtccaccaccgcaacaatcgaggaggcggaggttcgtgaagaagttaacagtcctgtgactgagcttggaggggatgaagatatgtctgatagGGAGGAGCGTACTAatacatcccctccaggtcatgatgatgaagaatttgttgaagggaatactaccgctggtggcagcggtattggtggtgaaattaatcccgcaggtaGCCATGTGCTGGTGCCGAAGATAATCCCACGGGTTACAgcgatgctggtgatgataacatTGCTCTTGGTGataagggtgttggtggtgaaattcccgCTGCGTcccaggagttttcctttggccGGATTTACTCTGCGGGGGATGGTTTTGatataaacgctgccctgggactggcttctgagttcaacctactttccccaaacgatgattgggatgtgcttggtaactctagcaaGTCGGATGGAAAGGGAAAGGGAGTCGTGAATGCTAGTgatattccagaggggtgtgGTGCTAGAtatcttccagatttggatgcgggagtagcctcgaactcttcgggcgCTAAGTTCACAGACATGGGTggggcctcggttgggtcttctggagatgattttcctcattcattgatccttgagggtgaatgaagccatcttagcttggttcaaaaagaagaatttgatgttcgtacccaatccagctcctgtggtagagggtgagaagaaatctgatgcctatacccgtaagatgatgcaattgtctcccgaggaccaagTCGCcgaagcgtgggataagaatcttcgggccttggaggctgctctagtgatcgacgctccctcgactgttgctgacatgatggccttggctgatgggtatcagtatggatatCCCAGCAGCGGATGTTAGAAGTGAGTTTTCTTATCATTTTGCCTTGTATCGATATTTAGCAATTTTAGAGTCTGGGTGTTCTAatttctgattcgcagatgatgaggagtgagaatTGCAACCACATGTtataccagttttttaaggccaaatccctcaagttggaagctaagcttcgtcttcgggaagaggagttTACCGCGGCTGAGGCTGTTATCTCTGTTAAGGATAGGGAGATaggtgagttgaagagtctcctcaaggctaaggagaaacaaggcaaggaggaggagaagattcGCTTGGAActtgctatggctcgtagtgagttggaagaGGCTAAGAAGAATTCTTCGGATGTTACAGGTTCGATTATCTGTTttctcttccttgctgttgtcctttactgtaattagtgttctgtctgagtccccccccaccctatcttcagtgggtggagttcccgagttagtatggcttcggaatgagcGGCAACGTCAAAAATCTCGCATCTCAGaattggtagagaagataaagagcgaggctgataagtggaatgctcgtgccgatgaacataatgctctggcagaggagtgTCCACTTTCAACCACTCATTCATTCCAATGAGTgtatgagtgatttgatcgagtATTATGTTTACAGGATTCATGCTTCTGGAATTAATCTTGATTCAATTTTTCAGTCATTTAATCGGAAACACCAATATCAATTTCTTCTGAATTGAGACTTCTCTAGCAAATGATTAGAAAAGCGATGACAAAGAAAGAAATCGTACAATTTTTTTCACGTGGGTCATGGGCAACCCGGATTACCCAGATAATTACAAAATAATCTCGTCCGTTTAGACATCAGGATCCAACGACCACCGTCACCCCGTGAGACTCTGTGAGATAAAGCCCTGTCACCCGAACGCGCCCCATTCATAATTAACTAACTCTTTAAAAGTAACTTATTGAAACCAATTTAGATGAGAGTCTCATTTGAAGATGAGttttttaacttctttgatgaTGTTGATCATATATGGTACACCACGTCTTCTCTTCGTTGTCAATGTGTTGTTACTTTCAAACAAAATCACTTAAACAATTGCAAATAGAAGCAAAGATCAAATTGAAAagatgaaagtatcactttttgcAAGCAGGGGAGTAAAACATTCAATTTGGTCTTTCCATTTGCAATTGCTTGCTTCCTATTGAACACCATTTATCCAATCTTTGATTTTCTAGACAAAAATGTTGATTTAACAGAAATTATGAATTATTTAGTATTATTTAAATAATTTAGGCCACTTTCCTCGTGTCCAATCTACACTGTTATACAAATCCATGAGATTTAACTCTTAGCGCATGTTTAACAAAAGCCTTTAAGAATTATCCCAAAACATGTACTGTAAACCATAAGAAACCCCCATTTCCAAAGCATCACCAATACGCTCCTATGCTGCTATCAAAAATTAATCCCAATTCCCAAGAAACCTAAAACATCAAAATCTAAAATTGCATTGACACCACATAACCCCCAATCACATAAAGTGCGTGATAGAcccaaaaaatatttgaaaaccacactataGATATCAACTAtttcctccgttactttttaataggccagtttcttttttttttgagaaaattaaggaaattaagagaactaattattgaaagtggtcctctagacacttgtcaataaaagaagtaaagtgaaatggtctccatgacacttgtcagacaaagaaataaatgaaatggtccacataacacttgtcatcaaaagaagttaaaagaaaagtggtcccaaaaaattaaagtaaaatttgagtttcccaattagaaaattggcatatttttttgaaatatttatttataaaaactggcctattaaaaaataaCGGAGGGAATATTAAGTCAGTTAGACATCCCTAAGACAAAAACAATAAGAGGTGTATCCAAATACCTTATGGTTTCCCAAGTTCTTCTAGTGTTGGCTTCTTTAAGGCTTCTTTGGACATTTTCGAACTAATTCGCAAGTGGATTGGTCTCCCCGTAACAGTGCCATCACATGTGAACAAAAAATGGGACACATCAAATTTACATTGACGACTTTCTAGAGTCGTTGGGTATACATCCCTCGACATGGACGACTCTTTCTCTATGTTGTGACATACATCCAATTCATGTGAGAATTTAagataatcttaccatcaacacaatcatctttgttGCTTGAACTTTCCCCAACATCACTTCTAAAAATCCTAAATTTCCTCtaaaacctcctcttcttcttctcaactcgaacaacaacaaataaaaaaaaattgattctaaaatctgagtttaatctaacataatctaaccacactaattaacttaacttaacttaattaaattttaatactaatcattcagggacagtttagccatttaaaaatattttggttaaggggtgactcaatttgagttttaatgacctttttttgtcctctagtgggaggcccctaattgttttttggggGCCCCAATTATACTAGGTTATTAAAGTAGGGCACCGCATTATCAGTTCTCACTTCCTTCAGTCTCAACCACGGGGGCACAGATTCCACCGAGTTAAAATAGAAAAACCTCTGGGCAAATTAGTTCTGCTGGTGTAATCTAGGGTTGAGATGGGGatcgattcttcttcttttagttCAATTAGTAATCGGTACGAGGGTAGATTTGTTCGTCTGGGATTATAATAACAGTTTGATAATTTATGACAAAAAGAGTGATGACAGTCGAAACGCAGTCACAAGCAGCAACCACTGATCAAAAAGAGGTACAATTGCAACATGATCTCGAAGAAGAAGAACCAGTTCCATACGTTGTTCTAGTTCAAGGACCTCCCAaggtattattattttctttgcttttaaTCTAAATTGAGGTTTATGTTTTGTTTATAATTTTGTCGATTATCTTATTTCTAATCAATTAGGAGATTATGACCCTTTTTAATACACGATTGTAGGTTGGGAAATCCATGCTGATTAAATCTCTAGTGAAGTTTTTCACTATGCACCATCTAGATAACGTTCGAGGCCCTATTACTGTGGTATCAGGTACTTGTTGTTTGCATTATGTGGTCTTAGTTGTTCTAAACCCTTCATGCCCATGTGATAATCttgttttgttgtatttttgataGGTAAGCATAGGCGGCTGCAGTTTGTGGAGTGCCCAAATGATGTTAATGGCATGATAGATGCTGCAAAATACGCTGATTTGGTGTTATTTTGTATTGATGCAAGTTATGGGTTTGAAATGGTAAGTGACAATAGAAAGTTTGtgttgattttgttttaattagTACAAGAATGACTGTTCTGATTCCTGCCTTACTGGATTTACAGTTTATACCAGAAACATGTTTCATGCACATGATTAATTGTGAAAAAGCTTTCTAATGTGCCATCATGAACTTTCTTGTACAACCTTTTGAATTTATTCCAATGACACTGCCCTGGGCTTTTCTTTGACTAGGGGAAAATCATTACCAAGTTTAGAGTGTCTCTATTCCTCACATGTATAACAACGATATGGGTATGAGTATTAGTACTGGTTCTTCGACGATATCAGAGGCCAAGTGTGCATACATCATCCACTAAGTTAGACATACATAACCACTACACATGAGTTACATTTTGATCAAATAAGCATGACACACTATACTTTgaaaaaataaacaatcatgtgtcttcttcttctcgttcatTCCCGCTTCTTTTATCATTTGATGCTTTATAGAAAAAGTTGCAGAAATGTTAAAATTTTATGCTGCTGTGTTGGGAACGAGTACCAGAGTAGAGTTCATACGTGTCCCTACGGGGTAATTCTTTTAACAGCAAAATGTAGTCCACTCGTCGTTACACAGCTTCTCACATATCTATTATGATATATGATGTTCACCCATAATTTTCCTCTTCTTTTAATGTATAGCGGCATGATACAACTGCACTGCGTCGACAATTATTCACCGATACAGGAAACAAGGCGAATTGGAATTTGTGATTGTATTTGTATGCCTGCTGTGTGATGCCTAAGAACAAGTCACAGACTCTCAGTCTCTGTTCATTTTCAAAAGAATGCAgataaaatattttagttattATGTCTTCAAAGATGTTCATTTTGAAAATATGGTGGTTTTGAGGCCTTTCTTTCTTCTTGCAAAATGCCTTTATTGATTTCAGGAAACATTTGAGTTCTTTAACCTTCTACAAGTTCACGGCTTTCCAAATGTTATTGGTGTCCTCTCACATCTTGATAAGATCAAATGTGATGGACAACTAAAGGTAACCAAGCAGCGCCTCAGTCGTCAGTTCCGGAACGAAATATACGGCGGAGCAGAACTATTCTACTTATCACGTCTTGACAATGGAATGTAAGTTTTTGTTTAGATTACTAGGGTCATATGATTCATGCATTTAATGTATATTTGTTGCTAATTTTTAATTTAATGGACTTATTAGTAGAAAAAAATCTGCAAGTCTCAATTAAGGATTGCCGCTTATCCATTGTTGTTTCTTATTCGTTTATAATTAACAGGTACATGGACGATGAAATTCACAATCTAGCAATGTTCATATCAGTTATGAAATTCAATCCTTTGTCCTGGCAAACTGCACATCCTTATGTGCTAGTCGATCATTTTGAAGATGTTACTTCTCCGGAAAGAGTGCAGATTGACAATAAATGTGATAGAAACATAGTTATGTACGGTTATCTCCGAGGCAGTAATTTTAAGAGAGGAACTAAGGTACTTTCTCTAGCTAGGTTGTTttgactctctctctctctctctctcactctctctGAATACTTGGTATCTTTTATTGGTGCACGTCAAACGTGCTTTGATTCTATTAGTTTCAGAACTCTAGACTTCTAGGAACATATTCTTGTTTGGCCACCTTGTGAAATATCATACTGTATTATGTTTGATTTGGTTGTCGATTTTCTTAATAAGAGCATATCAAAGAACGAGAATTGTTGTGTTATGAGCCCCATATAAAAGATCTAGACTTACAATAATGTTGTTAAAAGTctgtgggcatccaactcaaatccTATAGGCAATGAGTGGAATGGCCCTTCCATATTGTAGCTGTTGTTTATTTTGGGGATCTAAGCAATGTTGTACTATTACCCTTCATAAATGTAGCTTAAAGAAAATTCGATGTTGAGCCCACTTGGAGTCATGCCCCGTAGATGTTAATTGAATAATTTTCATATCCCGAAGGCCTTTTAGGAGTCTTATACTATATGAAAAAAGGAATTTTTGCGTTATTCGTTGTTGCAAACATATGCTTGCTTTTATGAGCAGTAAACACAGTAAATTATGCTTTATTAGTTTCCGGCCCATTGTTCTGTATATCCAACATATTGTTTTCACTTTTTCTTCCACTACTGTAAGTACTGATTTAAGGTGTATAATACCAGGTGCATATTGCTGGTGCTGGTGATTTTCCTGTATATGGTATTACAAGCTTAGCTGATCCCTGCTCTTTACCAAttgctgccaaaatgaagggagTGAATGACAAGGAAAGACTCTTTTATGCACCAATGTCTGGTCTTTGGGGTCTTCTCTATGACAAGGATGCAGAATATGTAGATGAACGCAACGATAATGATGAGGTAACCCGATCGGAGATTGAGGGTTTCAGAGCAGGAACTTATTTAAAGTTGGAGGTTCATGATGTCCCTTTTGAGATGACTAAAAATATTGATCCCAATTGCCCTATTCTCGTCGGAGGTATCAGTCTCGAAGATGAGAATGTTGGATATATGCAGGTATCACACTAACTTTTGAATGTATTGTCGTTAGGCAATTGTCAGTCCGCATCATAGCACTCTTCCACTTTCTAGGATGTGTGCTAGGATGCATATTCAGAATTTTTTAACTAGTACGTCCATGACTTGTGAAAATGTCAACTCAATCTCCTCTGgaggtttcttcttcttccaagccTTTAGTCCCAAACAAATTGGGGTAGGCTAGAAAGGGGAGACGTCCGAAACAGTCACCCATAGGTACTGCTCCCGCCCTTTCTTAAGGGAATGGCttgttttcaaccaaacaaaGATACACGAGGAGTTCCCAAGCACCCATCTTGGTACTGCTCTTGCCTTCTATTGGTGTATCGCTGGCTCGCCAAGCTGACCACGACCCTATTCTCGTAGGGGAATGTCTGGGGTTTTACTGTGGGCTCGCGCCCAACATGGACATTCCTCCTTTATCCTGGCTTACGACAGGCTGTGCCAAAAAACTACACAGGCGGAGTTAGTCTCATTCCGAGGTTGAATCGATTTAATATATTAATGTATGTGAACCAAAAACTAGAACCTAAAACTTGAGTAATAACCCTTATGTGAAGGATCATGAAAATGAGGGATACCCAGATTTTTAGTtctctctttattttattttattttattttatttttaatacgaAACCTCTCAAAGAAAGTGTATGCTTCGATTTTTGAATATGTTTTTCTTGTACTTTTAGGCGAGGCTTAAGCGACATAGCTGGCATAGGAAATTATTGAAGACAAGAGACCCAATCATTGTTTCAGCTGGTTGGAGACGTTACCAGACCAGACCCATTTATGCCCAGGAAGACGGTGGCAATCGTTTGCATCGAATAGATTCCACTCCCGAGCACACAGATTGTCTTGCAATGTTTTGGGGTCCTCTTGCACCTCTAGATACTGGTTTTGTTGCTGTACACAATCTGGCAGGCAATAAGGTCTGATGTATTCTACTTGAACTTTTGACTTATCATCACTATGGTATTTCAGTACTTGATTAATTGCAATTGCAACAAAGAGGGGTATTCGTCTATATAAGATGAAATAAATGTGCGTGTAAGTTCGTACCGTGTATCCTTGATTTCCTGCGAGTACCTGgcgaaaactaagaaaaaaactaATTACTGTACTCCCTGAGACTTGTCTTGTTCAGATGGTATCTTACATTTCATGAATACATCACTGCGCCTAATACTCACATTTTATGCCCGTCATCTGCTGTTTTTCGGTTAATGTAGCAAGTGTAAtacatttttctttcttctgtaGAAGAGGCTATCCCTTAATTTTCTAAATGTAAGGATGTGAGAATGGGATGCTACACCACTGTTGTTGATTTGCTTGTATGTTTGAGTTCTATTTTGTTTATTGATCGACTTGTATTTGATTCCCCAGGCTGCATTTCGGATTTCAGCAATGGGTGTCATACTTGACTTTACCCAGGCTGCAGAGATAGTTGCAAAGATTTTGAAGAAGTGCAATCAAGTTGGGACTCCTCTCCAGACCTTCAAGAAAACTGCTCCCATCAAAGACATGTTTACGTCAGATCTTGAAATTGATTGGTTTAAAGATGCAGCAATTCAGACTGCAAGAGTTCGGGGGAACGTTGAAA
This genomic stretch from Papaver somniferum cultivar HN1 chromosome 5, ASM357369v1, whole genome shotgun sequence harbors:
- the LOC113284254 gene encoding ribosome biogenesis protein BMS1 homolog gives rise to the protein MTKRVMTVETQSQAATTDQKEVQLQHDLEEEEPVPYVVLVQGPPKVGKSMLIKSLVKFFTMHHLDNVRGPITVVSGKHRRLQFVECPNDVNGMIDAAKYADLVLFCIDASYGFEMETFEFFNLLQVHGFPNVIGVLSHLDKIKCDGQLKVTKQRLSRQFRNEIYGGAELFYLSRLDNGMYMDDEIHNLAMFISVMKFNPLSWQTAHPYVLVDHFEDVTSPERVQIDNKCDRNIVMYGYLRGSNFKRGTKVHIAGAGDFPVYGITSLADPCSLPIAAKMKGVNDKERLFYAPMSGLWGLLYDKDAEYVDERNDNDEVTRSEIEGFRAGTYLKLEVHDVPFEMTKNIDPNCPILVGGISLEDENVGYMQARLKRHSWHRKLLKTRDPIIVSAGWRRYQTRPIYAQEDGGNRLHRIDSTPEHTDCLAMFWGPLAPLDTGFVAVHNLAGNKAAFRISAMGVILDFTQAAEIVAKILKKCNQVGTPLQTFKKTAPIKDMFTSDLEIDWFKDAAIQTARVRGNVEKVLLPCAKTNFGGLCLLFRIFIYVLYRVSGLWILQQQLVIHLLL